A single genomic interval of Mangifera indica cultivar Alphonso chromosome 5, CATAS_Mindica_2.1, whole genome shotgun sequence harbors:
- the LOC123215446 gene encoding uncharacterized protein LOC123215446 has protein sequence MHNKEPSLPPHLSTSSLLQNRLVPLAIEKVSTSSPNTPSAVAGEGEKKSSWNSLFSPRKPSMKLEFFEPKGKDTLGRICVAPPPEVAEQGATRWNSCAVGFFLGKRPPFLTVKRALERYWSSFGLKDVMTSGQGVFILKFQDIDGVMRAVEEGQLTIAGQPFLVRKWTTNLPMVINDVKKVAIWVRLYGIPLEFWTPKGLSYIASAIGNPLYVDSITEEGTRLDFARICIEVKVDAECPDSICLALPNGESVIIQVEYTWKPIKCKGCQCFGHTTASCSLAPKQNVVSIPRKTPKEGARRVLPVNFNGKDKLEQVTKDFDNKTKGRKMEVQKLEGKTLLTHKNNRFSALTIKETQELGKENIILIEEGKHGISTGDSDAIMEGKKYTTSAANEKAQENDESSKSSTKNANGGDDSDQVASPMMLSFGGKLRVDEMDFRKEDADLKSRNLGKKAAKQRKENSTPIPSK, from the coding sequence ATGCATAACAAGGAACCTTCTTTACCACCTCATTTGTCAACTTCTTCTCTTCTCCAAAACAGGTTGGTTCCCCTTGCCATTGAAAAGGTTTCTACTTCTTCCCCTAACACTCCCTCGGCAGTAGCTGGAGAAGGTGAAAAGAAAAGCTCATGGAACTCCCTTTTCTCCCCTCGGAAACCCTCTATGAAGCTGGAGTTctttgaacctaaagggaagGATACCTTGGGGCGAATTTGTGTGGCACCTCCTCCCGAAGTAGCTGAGCAAGGAGCAACTAGATGGAATTCATGTGCGGTGGGcttcttccttggcaaaaggCCACCATTCTTGACTGTTAAAAGAGCTTTGGAGAGGTATTGGTCCTCGTTTGGCCTCAAAGATGTTATGACCTCCGGCCAAGGTGTCTTTATCCTTAAGTTTCAAGACATTGATGGAGTTATGAGAGCTGTGGAAGAGGGACAACTAACCATTGCAGGGCAGCCATTccttgttaggaaatggactacaaatcTTCCAATGGTAATCAATGATGTCAAAAAGGTTGCTATTTGGGTTAGATTGTATGGCATACCTCTTGAATTTTGGACCCCAAAAGGTcttagctacatagcaagtgcaATTGGAAATCCTCTCTATGTGGACTCCATAACTGAAGAAGGGACAAGGCTGGACTTTGCAAGAATTTGTATAGAGGTAAAGGTGGATGCGGAATGTCCTGATTCAATATGTTTAGCTTTGCCGAATGGAGAATCAGTGATAATCCAAGTGGAATACACATGGAAACCTATTAAATGCAAGGGATGTCAATGTTTCGGTCACACCACAGCAAGTTGTTCTCTAGCACCAAAGCAAAATGTTGTCTCTATCCCACGGAAAACTCCAAAGGAAGGGGCTAGAAGAGTGCTCCCTGTGAACTTTAATGGGAAAGACAAACTAGAGCAAGTAACAAAAGACTTTGACAATAAAACCAAAGGTAGAAAGATGGAGGTGCAAAAGCTGGAGGGGAAAACTTTGCTAACTCATAAGAATAATAGATTCTCTGCATTAACTATAAAGGAGACTCAAGAACTTGGAAAGGAGAATATAATTCTGATTGAGGAAGGAAAGCATGGGATTTCCACTGGTGATAGTGATGCCATAATGGAGGGTAAGAAATACACTACATCGGCAGCAAATGAGAAAGCTCAAGAGAATGACGAAAGCTCCAAAAGCAGCACTAAAAATGCAAATGGAGGGGATGACTCGGACCAAGTTGCCTCTCCTATGATGCTTTCTTTTGGAGGGAAACTAAGagtggatgagatggactttaGAAAAGAAGATGCTGATTTGAAAAGTaggaacttggggaagaaagcggcaaagcaaagaaaagaaaattccactCCCATCCCATCCAAATGA